The [Actinobacillus] rossii genome contains a region encoding:
- the rrmJ gene encoding 23S rRNA methyltransferase J encodes MGRKRSASSSRWLNEHFKDPFVQKAHKQKLRSRAYFKLDEIQHTDKLFKPGMTVVDLGAAPGGWSQYAVTQIGEKGRIIACDILEMDPIVGVDFLQGDFRDENVLNALLERVGDEKVHVVMSDMAPNFSGMPSVDIPRAMYLVELALDMCKQVLAPKGSFVVKVFQGEGFDEYLREIRSLFSVVKVRKPEASRGRSREVYIVATGYKG; translated from the coding sequence ATGGGAAGAAAACGTTCGGCAAGTTCGAGCCGTTGGTTAAACGAACACTTTAAAGATCCTTTTGTGCAAAAAGCACATAAGCAAAAATTACGTTCGCGAGCGTATTTTAAACTTGATGAAATTCAACATACGGACAAACTTTTCAAGCCTGGAATGACCGTTGTCGATTTAGGTGCCGCACCGGGTGGTTGGTCTCAATATGCGGTCACCCAAATTGGTGAAAAAGGTCGAATTATCGCCTGTGACATTTTAGAAATGGATCCTATTGTTGGGGTTGATTTTTTGCAAGGGGATTTTCGGGATGAAAATGTATTAAATGCGTTACTCGAACGTGTAGGCGATGAAAAAGTTCACGTAGTGATGTCTGATATGGCCCCTAATTTTAGTGGTATGCCATCTGTCGATATTCCACGTGCTATGTACTTGGTTGAATTGGCATTGGATATGTGTAAACAAGTCCTTGCCCCTAAAGGAAGTTTTGTCGTCAAAGTTTTCCAAGGGGAAGGATTTGATGAGTATTTACGCGAAATACGTTCATTATTTTCGGTTGTAAAAGTGCGTAAGCCTGAAGCATCACGTGGGCGTTCTCGTGAAGTTTATATTGTCGCCACGGGTTATAAAGGGTAA
- the diaA gene encoding GmhA protein has translation MLDKIKDLYNESIQTQISASRSLVEQLQKAVHTMVAALLRGNKIIVCGHGRSYANAQFLVANLLNRYELERPSFPSVLLNLDSAVGSAIISDQHLTALYQRQFNAVAQQGDILVVMSPLANEEPILDVVNCAAAKDVSIIALTGATNDYYQGILTENDIELQAPSQKESRILENHLFIINALCELIDHSLFGQK, from the coding sequence ATGTTAGATAAAATTAAAGATCTTTATAATGAAAGTATTCAAACTCAAATTTCTGCCTCCCGCAGTTTAGTAGAACAACTACAAAAAGCGGTGCATACCATGGTGGCAGCCTTATTACGTGGTAATAAAATTATCGTGTGTGGGCACGGTCGTTCTTATGCAAATGCGCAGTTTTTAGTGGCAAATCTGTTGAATCGTTATGAGCTAGAGCGTCCAAGTTTTCCATCCGTTTTATTGAATTTAGATAGTGCTGTAGGTTCAGCGATTATTTCTGATCAACATTTGACCGCACTTTATCAACGTCAATTTAATGCAGTTGCACAGCAAGGTGACATACTTGTTGTGATGTCTCCTTTAGCTAATGAAGAACCCATTTTAGATGTGGTCAATTGTGCAGCGGCGAAAGACGTCTCCATTATTGCATTAACGGGGGCAACGAATGATTATTATCAAGGAATATTGACTGAAAATGACATTGAACTTCAAGCACCAAGCCAAAAAGAAAGTCGTATTTTAGAAAATCATTTGTTTATTATTAATGCATTATGTGAATTAATCGATCACAGTTTATTTGGGCAAAAATAA
- the lpoA gene encoding LppC family lipoprotein yields MTILLQGTKFKKRLMPLLFPVLLAGCTTLFGDDFTRTLKNDANASSDFYMNKIEQTQNVEDQQTYKLLAARVMITENKVPQAEALLDELNDLTPEQLVDKSIIDAHILAAKRKNTEATSALRMINLEQLSQSQKARYYEVAAKIAENQNDIIDAVKARTQVDANLTDVQRKQENIDRTWALLRSANKGVVNGASADGNIALGGWLALAKAYNDNVNQPSQLSKALDAWKAQYPNHSAAYLFPTELKSVNNFQQTQLNKISVLLPLSGDASVIGSTVQSGFNDARGIDNNMQVEFVDTIATPVQDAIEQAKATGSSAIVGPLLKPNVDAVINNPNAIQGLDVLALNSTYNIRAVNKLCYFGLSPEDEAESAADRMWNDNVRNPLVFVPQSDVGQRTASAFTVRWQQLSGNDANIKFFNSTDEAAVLIQDGSGKDAEGVYVVATADELTEIKSALTNSGSTARVYASSRSNSSNSTPEYRLQMNGVRFSDIPFFKETDAAQYQKINQATGGDYSLMRLYAMGADAWLLINQFNELRQVPGFSVSGLTGKLSAGPNCNIERSMTWFEYQDGNVVPLN; encoded by the coding sequence ATGACTATTCTATTACAAGGCACTAAATTTAAGAAACGTTTAATGCCACTTTTATTTCCTGTATTGTTAGCAGGTTGCACAACTTTATTTGGGGATGATTTTACTCGCACATTAAAAAATGATGCCAATGCTAGCTCTGATTTTTATATGAATAAAATAGAGCAAACGCAGAATGTGGAAGATCAGCAAACGTATAAATTACTTGCTGCCCGTGTCATGATTACGGAAAACAAAGTACCGCAAGCAGAAGCATTACTCGATGAATTAAACGATTTAACGCCAGAACAGCTAGTAGATAAATCTATTATTGATGCACATATTTTAGCCGCTAAACGTAAAAATACCGAAGCAACATCAGCTCTCCGCATGATTAACTTGGAACAATTAAGCCAATCGCAAAAAGCGCGTTATTATGAAGTGGCTGCTAAAATTGCTGAGAATCAAAATGATATAATTGATGCGGTGAAAGCGCGTACACAGGTAGATGCGAATTTAACTGATGTACAGAGAAAACAAGAAAATATTGACCGCACTTGGGCATTATTGCGTTCCGCAAATAAAGGCGTGGTCAATGGTGCGTCGGCAGATGGTAATATTGCGCTTGGCGGTTGGTTAGCACTTGCGAAAGCTTATAACGATAATGTGAATCAACCTTCGCAATTAAGTAAAGCGTTGGATGCGTGGAAAGCACAATATCCAAATCATAGCGCAGCGTATCTGTTTCCAACTGAATTGAAAAGTGTGAATAATTTTCAACAAACACAATTAAATAAAATTTCAGTGTTATTGCCGCTAAGTGGGGATGCAAGCGTGATTGGTTCAACGGTACAATCAGGTTTCAACGATGCACGTGGTATAGATAATAATATGCAAGTGGAATTTGTTGATACCATTGCAACACCTGTGCAAGATGCTATTGAGCAAGCAAAAGCAACAGGTTCTTCAGCAATTGTTGGACCATTATTGAAACCTAATGTAGATGCTGTGATTAATAATCCGAATGCGATTCAAGGACTTGATGTATTGGCATTAAATTCAACTTACAATATCCGTGCAGTCAATAAGCTTTGTTATTTTGGTTTATCACCAGAAGATGAAGCGGAATCTGCTGCAGATAGAATGTGGAATGATAATGTACGCAATCCACTCGTATTCGTGCCACAGTCTGATGTCGGACAACGTACTGCTTCCGCTTTTACCGTTCGTTGGCAGCAATTATCAGGCAATGACGCAAATATTAAATTTTTCAATAGCACAGATGAAGCCGCCGTTTTAATTCAAGATGGCTCAGGCAAAGATGCTGAAGGTGTTTATGTTGTAGCGACAGCGGATGAATTAACAGAAATTAAATCCGCATTAACTAATTCAGGTTCAACTGCCCGTGTGTATGCTAGTTCTCGTAGTAATAGCTCGAATAGTACGCCGGAGTATCGTTTACAAATGAACGGAGTGAGATTTAGTGATATTCCGTTCTTTAAAGAAACGGACGCTGCACAATATCAAAAAATTAATCAAGCTACAGGTGGAGATTATAGTTTAATGCGGTTATATGCCATGGGTGCTGATGCGTGGTTATTGATTAACCAATTTAATGAATTGCGCCAAGTACCGGGTTTCTCAGTGAGTGGCTTAACAGGTAAATTAAGTGCAGGACCAAACTGTAATATCGAACGTAGTATGACATGGTTTGAATATCAAGACGGTAATGTGGTGCCATTAAATTAA
- the rsmI gene encoding uroporphyrin-III C/tetrapyrrole methyltransferase yields the protein MNQTGILYIIATPIGNLQDITQRALETFAQVDLIAAEDTRHSGLLLNHYGIKRPFFALHDHNEQQKADLLVEKLQQGTNIALISDAGTPLISDPGFHLVRKCRQAGLKVVPLPGACAAITALCASGIASDRFCFEGFLPAKTKARKDKLQTIAEEDRTLIFYESTHRILDTLEDIEAVLGADRYIVLAREITKTWETISGDTVSNLRQWLAEDPNRTKGEMVLIIEGKPKTEDNDKINPQAIKALQLIAKELPLKKAATIVAELYGYKKNALYQFGIDNFS from the coding sequence ATGAATCAAACTGGCATTTTATATATTATCGCAACACCAATCGGCAACTTACAAGACATCACCCAACGTGCATTAGAAACCTTTGCACAGGTGGATTTAATTGCCGCTGAAGATACACGTCACAGCGGTTTATTACTCAATCACTACGGCATCAAAAGACCATTTTTCGCTTTACACGATCATAATGAACAACAAAAAGCGGATCTGTTAGTTGAAAAATTACAACAAGGTACAAATATAGCCCTAATCTCTGATGCGGGTACGCCATTAATCAGTGATCCGGGCTTTCATTTAGTACGCAAATGCCGCCAAGCAGGTTTAAAAGTTGTCCCATTACCGGGTGCTTGTGCGGCAATTACCGCTTTATGTGCATCAGGTATCGCCTCCGATCGTTTCTGTTTCGAAGGTTTTTTACCCGCTAAAACTAAAGCGCGGAAAGATAAATTACAAACTATTGCCGAAGAAGACCGCACTTTAATCTTTTATGAAAGCACGCACCGTATTTTAGATACACTTGAAGATATTGAAGCCGTACTTGGCGCTGATCGCTATATTGTGCTGGCTCGAGAAATCACCAAAACATGGGAAACCATTTCAGGTGATACTGTCAGCAATTTACGCCAATGGTTAGCAGAAGATCCCAACCGTACCAAAGGCGAAATGGTGTTAATCATCGAAGGAAAACCCAAAACAGAAGACAACGATAAAATTAACCCACAGGCAATCAAAGCATTACAATTAATCGCCAAAGAATTACCACTAAAAAAAGCTGCCACTATCGTAGCGGAACTTTATGGTTATAAGAAAAATGCACTCTATCAATTTGGCATTGATAATTTTAGCTAA
- the pheC gene encoding arogenate dehydratase, translated as MKKTFLAIFLTALSATSVQATTQTPDTLAKILETKEIKVCSPGDYKPFSFDNNGQFEGLDNDLVNKLAASLDAKVTIVKTTWKTLLTDFEQKCDLAVGGISITLARQQKGLFSEPYFINGKTPIVRCENVKKYQTVEDINRPDVNIIANPGGSNENYARTVLTKAKLTMNPENLTIFQQVIDKKADVFVSEAAEAIVKAHEHKGVLCAVNPDKPLKPAKNGWLVPNNDFRFKAYVDQFFELERQSGELQRAIDKWLPRD; from the coding sequence ATGAAAAAAACATTTTTAGCGATTTTTTTGACCGCACTTAGTGCGACGTCGGTACAAGCTACGACACAAACTCCTGATACGTTAGCAAAGATCCTTGAAACGAAAGAAATTAAAGTTTGTTCGCCGGGAGATTATAAACCTTTTAGTTTTGATAATAACGGTCAATTTGAAGGTTTAGATAATGATTTAGTGAATAAATTAGCGGCGAGTTTGGATGCTAAAGTGACAATTGTTAAAACGACTTGGAAAACATTACTTACAGATTTTGAGCAAAAATGCGATTTAGCTGTTGGTGGTATTTCAATTACACTTGCTCGTCAGCAAAAAGGTTTGTTTAGTGAACCTTATTTTATTAATGGCAAAACACCAATTGTACGCTGTGAAAACGTAAAAAAATATCAAACTGTGGAAGATATTAACCGTCCCGATGTGAATATTATCGCCAACCCTGGTGGCAGTAATGAAAATTATGCCCGTACTGTGTTGACTAAAGCGAAATTAACGATGAATCCTGAGAATTTAACGATTTTCCAACAAGTTATTGATAAAAAAGCAGATGTCTTCGTGAGTGAAGCGGCTGAAGCTATTGTAAAAGCCCATGAACATAAAGGCGTGCTTTGTGCAGTGAATCCAGATAAACCATTGAAACCCGCTAAAAATGGTTGGTTAGTGCCAAATAATGATTTCCGTTTTAAAGCTTATGTCGATCAATTCTTTGAGCTTGAACGCCAATCAGGTGAACTACAACGCGCTATTGATAAATGGTTACCGCGTGATTAA
- the mltB gene encoding lytic murein transglycosylase yields MLSALATLAFDGRREKLFSKEFVNAMKMLDRNDIQRARLLGSWAGAMGQTQFMPTSYLNYAADGDGDGRKDIWTNEYDVFASIANYLHTVGWNDKLPWGVEVELTQYISLDQTGTEKGKARSLSDWQAQGVVLKNNGEQAKLNAMSGADLWLIRPDKDVARAFLVTNNFRTILDWNRSNYYALSVGMFADRIKNVTVM; encoded by the coding sequence ATGCTTTCTGCGTTGGCTACACTTGCCTTTGATGGTCGCCGCGAAAAATTATTCAGCAAAGAATTTGTTAATGCGATGAAAATGCTAGATCGTAATGATATTCAACGCGCTCGTTTATTGGGATCTTGGGCTGGGGCGATGGGACAAACACAATTTATGCCGACTTCCTATTTGAACTATGCAGCGGATGGTGATGGTGACGGGCGTAAAGATATCTGGACAAATGAATATGATGTGTTCGCATCAATTGCCAATTATTTACATACCGTGGGTTGGAACGACAAGTTACCTTGGGGCGTGGAAGTCGAATTAACGCAATATATTAGCTTAGATCAAACGGGTACTGAGAAAGGAAAAGCACGCTCGCTTAGTGATTGGCAAGCACAAGGCGTCGTACTTAAAAATAACGGTGAACAAGCTAAGTTAAATGCTATGTCTGGTGCGGATTTATGGCTGATTCGTCCAGATAAAGATGTTGCTCGAGCATTTTTGGTGACTAATAATTTCCGCACGATTTTAGATTGGAATCGTTCTAATTATTATGCGTTAAGTGTTGGAATGTTTGCTGATCGTATTAAAAATGTGACAGTCATGTAA
- a CDS encoding lytic murein transglycosylase — protein sequence MNNIPPLGETAIYDKARTLDNFQDYVQFLKRKAAGQGVSTATLNAQQNIRYITKAVELDQKQAGNLVRRKNQPPSPPNPNGATNYITKHLTQAKVDKAEENYWDIRTRNYKRRAKILVSSKNLF from the coding sequence ATGAATAATATTCCGCCGTTAGGTGAAACAGCGATTTATGATAAAGCACGTACTTTGGATAATTTCCAGGATTATGTGCAATTTTTAAAACGAAAAGCCGCAGGGCAGGGTGTTTCCACTGCAACCTTAAATGCACAACAAAATATTCGCTATATTACGAAAGCGGTAGAATTAGATCAAAAGCAAGCGGGGAATTTGGTGCGTCGCAAAAATCAACCTCCTTCGCCACCAAATCCAAATGGTGCAACTAATTACATTACCAAGCATTTAACGCAAGCCAAAGTGGATAAAGCGGAAGAAAATTATTGGGATATTCGTACACGCAATTACAAAAGGCGAGCCAAAATTTTGGTGTCCAGCAAGAATTTATTCTAG
- a CDS encoding glycosyl transferase family protein, translating into MSLYIKEKPEFLRASLQSLVEQTVQADEIILVLDGAVTPELESVLDEFQGTLPIKRVALPQNVGLGKALNEGIKAASNEWLFRMDTDDICLPERFAKQVAYIEQHPDVVMFSTQIAEFDEDPNVIIAERHVPTDYAEIVKFNQMRSPFNHMTVAYRKSLLEEVGYYQHHLFLEDYNLWNRVIATGKKVGNLPEVLLMARTAGNAMFNRRRGLVYAKSEWKLYRLKQQLKIQSAVSGFITFLARTLPRLMPVSVVKLLYKLMRK; encoded by the coding sequence ATGTCCTTATATATTAAGGAAAAACCCGAATTCTTACGTGCAAGTTTGCAAAGCTTAGTTGAGCAAACTGTACAAGCAGATGAAATTATTTTGGTTTTAGATGGTGCCGTTACGCCAGAGTTGGAATCGGTGCTTGATGAATTTCAAGGTACATTACCGATCAAACGTGTAGCGTTGCCGCAAAATGTCGGGTTGGGCAAAGCCCTAAATGAAGGGATTAAAGCAGCAAGTAACGAGTGGCTGTTTCGTATGGACACCGATGATATTTGTTTGCCGGAACGTTTTGCTAAACAAGTTGCCTATATTGAACAACATCCCGATGTCGTGATGTTTAGTACACAAATTGCGGAGTTTGATGAAGATCCTAATGTGATTATTGCAGAACGCCATGTGCCAACGGATTATGCGGAAATTGTGAAGTTTAATCAAATGCGCTCTCCATTTAATCATATGACAGTGGCGTATCGTAAATCTCTTCTCGAAGAAGTCGGTTACTATCAGCATCACTTATTTCTTGAAGATTACAATTTGTGGAACCGTGTTATTGCGACAGGTAAAAAAGTGGGAAATTTACCCGAAGTGCTTTTGATGGCACGTACTGCAGGTAATGCGATGTTTAACCGTCGTCGTGGTTTGGTGTATGCTAAAAGTGAATGGAAACTGTATCGTTTGAAACAACAGCTTAAAATTCAAAGTGCGGTGAGTGGTTTTATTACTTTTTTAGCTCGCACGTTGCCACGTTTAATGCCTGTTTCAGTGGTAAAACTATTATACAAACTAATGAGAAAATAA
- a CDS encoding glycosyl transferase family protein: MFSIIVPSYNRNAEVNALLLSLENQTMKNFEVIVIDDCSPNTIKIDRTFSFPVKLLRNEINAGPAKSRNIGAENAQNEWLLFLDDDDRFENNKCELLAQAISENKQANFIYHPAKCEMVNEGFSYITHPLPPEKLTLENILLANKVGGIPMIGIKKAFFFEVNGLSTELKSLEDYDFVLKVVSSQNFRPIYVDNPLTLCTFHTKRSSVSTNMENTEKAIDIIRERYVKTAEQAHNFKLNSLYILVYPHAMNLSRKAAKYYFEMFKLSHDLKHLVIAVVTFISPKLAINLKRFV; the protein is encoded by the coding sequence ATGTTTAGTATTATTGTTCCTTCTTATAATCGTAATGCGGAAGTCAATGCTTTACTTTTAAGTTTAGAAAACCAAACGATGAAAAATTTTGAAGTGATAGTGATTGATGACTGTTCCCCAAATACGATAAAAATTGACCGCACTTTTAGTTTTCCAGTCAAGCTGTTACGTAATGAAATTAACGCAGGGCCGGCTAAAAGCCGTAATATCGGGGCGGAAAATGCACAAAATGAATGGCTATTATTTTTAGATGATGATGATCGCTTTGAAAATAATAAATGTGAACTATTGGCGCAAGCAATTAGCGAAAATAAACAAGCTAATTTTATTTATCACCCAGCAAAATGCGAAATGGTGAATGAAGGTTTTAGTTATATTACACATCCTTTACCACCAGAAAAATTAACACTGGAAAATATACTACTGGCTAATAAAGTAGGTGGAATTCCAATGATAGGAATTAAAAAAGCGTTTTTCTTTGAAGTAAATGGATTATCAACAGAATTAAAATCGCTTGAAGATTATGATTTTGTATTAAAAGTGGTTTCAAGTCAAAACTTTAGACCTATTTATGTGGATAATCCTTTAACTTTATGCACATTCCATACTAAACGTTCAAGTGTATCAACTAATATGGAAAATACAGAAAAAGCCATTGATATTATTCGTGAACGCTATGTAAAAACAGCAGAGCAAGCGCATAACTTTAAATTAAATTCGCTTTATATTTTAGTGTATCCGCATGCTATGAATTTATCTCGGAAAGCAGCAAAGTATTATTTTGAAATGTTTAAATTAAGTCATGATTTAAAACATTTAGTTATCGCTGTTGTCACATTTATTTCGCCTAAGTTGGCAATTAATTTAAAAAGATTTGTATAA
- a CDS encoding glycosyl transferase family protein, protein MKKYLISLEKDVQRRELFFSQPDTIDFEIFNAINTMVLSEDTLRDKFNFEHFKQAYHRNVTKGEIGCTLSHLAVYQKIVDDQTIDENDYVLVCEDDVLFAEKFNKNLTALLNEKLKADIILVGQSKIPSFDDKELIINYPTTFGFAQKKIGHTKYRFAYPYRNYFAGTVAYLIKKSACRVFLERAQQNLYWLADDFILFGDKFGLDILVVRPLMAIENPSLTSNLEDLRGSLNNNMMKKLFKFPLKKLLAIKRNL, encoded by the coding sequence ATGAAAAAATATTTAATCTCATTAGAAAAAGATGTACAGCGTCGTGAACTCTTTTTTTCACAGCCTGATACCATTGACTTTGAGATATTTAATGCGATTAATACAATGGTGCTGTCCGAAGATACATTACGTGATAAATTTAATTTTGAGCATTTTAAACAAGCTTATCACCGTAATGTGACTAAAGGTGAAATTGGTTGTACTTTAAGTCATTTGGCGGTATATCAAAAGATTGTAGATGATCAGACAATAGATGAAAATGATTACGTATTAGTCTGCGAAGATGATGTGCTTTTTGCTGAAAAATTTAATAAAAATTTAACCGCGCTTTTAAATGAAAAATTGAAAGCTGATATTATTTTAGTTGGGCAATCAAAAATTCCGAGCTTTGATGATAAAGAATTAATCATAAACTATCCAACAACCTTTGGCTTTGCACAGAAAAAAATTGGCCATACAAAATATCGTTTTGCGTATCCTTATCGTAATTATTTTGCGGGCACTGTAGCATATTTAATTAAAAAGTCAGCTTGTCGTGTATTTTTAGAACGCGCACAACAAAATTTATATTGGTTAGCCGATGATTTTATTTTATTTGGCGATAAATTTGGTTTAGATATTTTAGTAGTGCGTCCATTAATGGCGATTGAAAACCCAAGTTTAACGAGTAATTTAGAAGACTTACGTGGTTCTTTAAATAACAATATGATGAAAAAATTATTCAAATTCCCATTGAAAAAACTACTTGCGATTAAGAGAAATTTATAA
- the yxaB gene encoding polysaccharide pyruvyl transferase, producing the protein MNSILVSLKQKLSAIDELILDKNDVVYFDYPLHLNVGDLLIYAGTEQFFKDYQIQIKLRRALQAFDLQEAKKYIGKNTTILCHGGGNFGDLYPLIQKMREDIVQEFPANRIILLPQTAHYSNNEAMKNSSALFSQHQDLHLFSRDIKTFEMMKAHFSDKVYLSPDMAHQLYGTLPKKAQHTSLGKTLYFLRKDIEKSHIETEIQASLSSLENVKDWDDILLPSDIKFELWCSRFSKLANKFKLSFVKNKINDLWYQHSLAVIQRCQDIFLSYDEVITSRLHGHIFSCLLGLPNQVCDNSYGKNSGYYHQWTSGIDYTKLYNSNEK; encoded by the coding sequence ATGAATTCAATTTTAGTGTCATTAAAACAAAAATTAAGTGCTATTGATGAACTTATTTTAGATAAAAATGATGTGGTTTATTTTGATTATCCGTTACATTTAAATGTAGGGGATTTATTAATTTATGCTGGTACAGAACAATTTTTTAAAGATTATCAGATTCAAATTAAGTTACGCCGAGCATTACAAGCTTTTGATTTACAAGAAGCCAAAAAATATATCGGTAAAAATACGACGATTTTATGTCATGGAGGTGGGAATTTTGGTGATCTATATCCTTTGATACAGAAAATGCGAGAAGATATTGTGCAAGAATTTCCTGCTAATCGTATTATTTTATTGCCACAAACTGCGCATTATTCAAATAATGAAGCAATGAAAAATTCATCCGCACTTTTTTCACAACATCAAGATTTACATTTATTTTCTCGGGATATTAAAACCTTTGAAATGATGAAAGCTCATTTTTCAGATAAGGTTTATTTATCGCCAGATATGGCTCATCAACTATATGGTACATTGCCTAAGAAAGCGCAGCATACATCGCTTGGTAAAACATTATATTTTTTGCGAAAAGATATTGAAAAGAGCCATATTGAAACGGAAATACAAGCGAGTTTATCTTCTTTAGAAAATGTAAAAGATTGGGATGATATTCTATTACCTAGCGATATAAAATTTGAATTATGGTGCAGTCGTTTTTCAAAATTAGCAAATAAATTTAAGCTAAGTTTCGTAAAAAATAAAATTAATGATCTTTGGTATCAACATTCATTGGCGGTAATTCAACGTTGTCAGGATATTTTCTTGAGTTATGATGAAGTGATTACTAGTCGTTTACATGGGCATATATTTTCTTGTTTATTAGGATTGCCAAACCAAGTTTGTGATAATTCTTATGGCAAAAACTCTGGCTATTATCACCAATGGACCAGTGGAATAGATTACACTAAATTATATAATTCGAATGAAAAATAA
- a CDS encoding DUF218 domain, translating into MFEFTKIVTNIILPPFDVIILLLVSACLFLFRFKKLAFLTALLSVAILYICSIPYTAQKLTDSLVKEDNLTLNDYRQAQAIVVLGGGLRDSKELYNSITVPGLPLERMRYASYLHKETELPILISGASPNGNSEAKVMGQEFFTFFGVQPKWLEEKSTNTKENALYTKEILDREKISHIVLVTHQWHMQRAKMLFERQGFTVYPASVGEGRTPESYGLNYMHFIPQAGALNANMQLLKEWIGYWKEKF; encoded by the coding sequence ATGTTCGAATTTACCAAAATTGTTACTAACATCATCTTGCCCCCTTTTGATGTAATTATCTTATTATTAGTTTCTGCGTGCTTATTTCTTTTTCGTTTCAAAAAACTCGCTTTTTTAACCGCACTTTTAAGTGTAGCGATACTCTATATTTGCAGTATTCCTTATACAGCTCAAAAACTTACGGATAGTTTAGTAAAAGAAGATAATCTGACACTTAATGATTATCGCCAAGCACAAGCTATTGTTGTACTCGGTGGTGGACTACGTGACAGTAAAGAACTTTATAATTCAATTACTGTACCGGGTTTACCACTCGAACGTATGCGCTATGCGAGTTATTTACATAAAGAAACGGAACTGCCTATTTTAATTTCTGGCGCCAGCCCAAATGGTAATTCAGAAGCCAAAGTCATGGGGCAAGAATTCTTTACTTTCTTTGGTGTACAACCTAAATGGTTAGAAGAAAAATCAACAAATACGAAAGAAAATGCGCTATATACGAAAGAAATACTCGACCGTGAGAAAATCTCACACATTGTATTAGTGACCCATCAATGGCATATGCAACGAGCTAAAATGCTGTTTGAACGACAAGGTTTTACAGTTTACCCGGCCAGTGTAGGCGAAGGAAGAACACCTGAATCCTATGGATTAAATTATATGCATTTCATCCCACAAGCCGGTGCACTGAATGCGAATATGCAGTTACTCAAAGAATGGATTGGTTATTGGAAAGAAAAATTCTAA